The Herpetosiphonaceae bacterium sequence CCCGTGCCGATCAGCTTGGGCGTGAAGATCATCAAGGCCAGCAGCAGCGCATAGAAGATCCCGACCACCATCAGCACCAGGCTGCCGGGAATTGGCCCGATCGCCGCGCACTGCAAAAAGGTGACGCACTGGCCCGACACCGGCTCGCTGGGCGGCAGCAGCTTGACAAACCACACCAGCAATAAGAACATAAAAATCGCAAAATAGTTGTGGCGCAGGCGGCGGCCCATCGCCTCGGCCAGGCTGATCTTAAAGTGAGGATTGTCGAGATCGCAGCGCAGCATCGGGTGCCACTGCTCCTCGGTTTCGATCACATTGGCTTGCAGCAGCGGCGCGTAGTAGTCCGTCTCCATCAGCCGCAGCCAGCCGCTCCAGAGATCGTAGAAGCGGAACCGCCGCGCCTCGATCGCCAGGAAGGCGAAGACCAGGAACATGCCGAGCAGCGCCATCAGGTGCGGGTGGCTCGAATCGCTCAGCAAGAAGCTCGCGATACTTCCGGCGGTGACGACCGCCCAGTTGGTTGTGTTATCGATGCGCGCGCGCCAGGTGGTCGCCAGGTCCATCACGCCGCGATAGAAGTGGACCATCACGGCGGGCGTTAGCGGCGAGCTTGTGTTTCTTCGCTGCATATCCGTCTCAGGTTATCACTCGATTATACCAGCCCGATTCACGCCCGCCTGCTGCGCGATCCGCTCCCAGAGCAGCTCGGCGATATGCCGCGCTCTGCGTCCGGTCGCGTGGGCGATCTGCTGGCGGCAGCTCGTGCCCATTGCCACGATCGGCGTATCGGGCGGCGCGGCGCGTACGGCTGGCAGCAGCACCCGCTCCCCGATCGCCAGCGAGATCGCGTAGTGCTCGCGCTCGTAGCCGAACGATCCGGCCATGCCGCAGCAGCCGCTCTCCAGCTCGCGCGGCTCGAAGCCTGCCGCGCGCAGCAGTGTGATCGTCGGCGCGGTGCTCGCCAGCGCCTTTTGATGGCAGTGACCATGCACCAGCA is a genomic window containing:
- a CDS encoding DUF2270 domain-containing protein, whose protein sequence is MQRRNTSSPLTPAVMVHFYRGVMDLATTWRARIDNTTNWAVVTAGSIASFLLSDSSHPHLMALLGMFLVFAFLAIEARRFRFYDLWSGWLRLMETDYYAPLLQANVIETEEQWHPMLRCDLDNPHFKISLAEAMGRRLRHNYFAIFMFLLLVWFVKLLPPSEPVSGQCVTFLQCAAIGPIPGSLVLMVVGIFYALLLALMIFTPKLIGTGTELIDRRIIFRRMVAPNAQLVGFKRHSNLPHIVGSIAHPPEED